Proteins found in one Oncorhynchus gorbuscha isolate QuinsamMale2020 ecotype Even-year linkage group LG15, OgorEven_v1.0, whole genome shotgun sequence genomic segment:
- the LOC123998276 gene encoding glycylpeptide N-tetradecanoyltransferase 2 isoform X1 encodes MAEDSESAASQQSLELDDQDTCGIDGDNEEENEHMQGSPGGDLGAKKKKKKQKRKKEKPSSGGAKSDSASDSQEIKNPGLPMQKLQDIQRAMELLSCQGPAKSIDEATKHKYQFWDTQPVPKLNEVVTSHGPMEADKDNIRQEPYSLPQGFMWDTLDLSNADVLKELYTLLNENYVEDDDNMFRFDYSPSFLKWALRPPGWLPQWHCGVRVSSNKKLVGFISAIPADIHIYDTLKKMVEINFLCVHKKLRSKRVAPVLIREITRRVNLEGIFQAVYTAGVVLPKPVSTCRYWHRSLNPRKLVEVKFSHLSRNMTLQRTMKLYRLPDSTKTPGLRAMERRDVRQVTELLQKHMRRFQLAPSMGEEEVAHWFLPQDNIIDTFVVEGAGGVLTDFTSFYTLPSTVMHHPQHRSLKAAYSFYSVHTHTPLLDLMNDTLILAKLKGFDVFNALDLMENKVFLEKLKFGIGDGNLQYYLFNWKCPPMDPDMVGLVLQ; translated from the exons ATGGCGGAAGATAGCGAGTCCGCAGCCAGTCAGCAGAGCCTGGAGCTGGACGACCAGGACACCTGCGGAATAGATGGCGATAACGAGGAGGAGAATGAACACATGCAAGG gagtccAGGGGGAGACTTGGGTgctaagaagaagaagaagaaacagaagagaaagaaagagaagccgAGCTCTGGAGGGGCCAAGTCAGACTCTGCCTCAGACTCACAGGAGATAAAG AACCCAGGGCTGCCCATGCAGAAGCTGCAGGACATCCAGAGAGCCATGGAGTTGCTGTCCTGCCAGGGACCAGCTAAGAGCATCGACGAGGCCACCAAACACAAGTACCAGTTCTGGGACACACAGCCAGTACCTAAACTCA ATGAGGTTGTAACCAGCCATGGGCCCATGGAGGCTGACAAGGACAACATCAGACAGGAGCCCTACTCTCTACCACAGGGCTTTATGTGGGACACGCTGGACCTCAGCAACGCTGATGTG ctgaagGAGTTGTACACCTTGTTGAATGAGAACTATGTGGAGGATGATGACAACATGTTTAGATTTGATTACTCACCCAGCTTTCTCAAATG ggcgtTGCGTCCTCCAGGCTGGTTGCCCCAGTGGCATTGTGGGGTGAGGGTTTCCTCCAATAAGAAACTGGTTGGTTTCATCAGTGCCATTCCTGCTGATATTCACATCTACGACac cttAAAGAAAATGGTTGAGATCAACTTCCTGTGTGTTCATAAGAAATTGCGTTCAAAGCGTGTGGCTCCAGTTCTGATCAGAGAGATCACACGAAGGGTTAACTTGGAGGGTATATTCCAGGCCGTCTACACGGCAGGAGTGGTTCTACCCAAACCTGTGTCTACCTGCAG GTACTGGCATCGTTCTCTGAACCCCAGGAAGCTGGTGGAGGTGAAATTCTCTCACCTGAGCAGAAACATGACGCTGCAGAGAACCATGAAATTGTACAGACTACCAGAC AGCACTAAGACCCCGGGCTTGCGAGCGATGGAGAGGCGTGACGTGCGTCAGGTGACGGAGCTGCTGCAGAAACACATGAGACGTTTCCAGCTGGCGCCCTCTATGGGCGAGGAGGAGGTGGCACACTGGTTCCTCCCTCAGGACAACATCATAGACACATTTGTCGTGGAG GGTGCTGGTGGTGTGTTGACAGACTTCACTAGTTTCTACACCCTGCCCTCCACAGTGATGCACCATCCACAGCACAGAAGTCTAAAGGCTGCTTACTCCTTCTACagcgttcacacacacactccactactGGACCTGATGAATGACACTCTCATACTGGCCAAACTG AAAGGCTTTGATGTGTTTAATGCTCTGGACCTGATGGAGAACAAGGTGTTTCTGGAGAAGCTCAAATTTGGCATCGGAGACGGCAACCTGCAGTATTACCTCTTTAACTGGAAATGTCCCCCCATGGACCccgacatg GTTGGCCTTGTTCTTCAATAA
- the LOC123998276 gene encoding glycylpeptide N-tetradecanoyltransferase 2 isoform X2 — protein sequence MLQQQARRKTVYELTLLGRVIATLLRLHPLRSPGGDLGAKKKKKKQKRKKEKPSSGGAKSDSASDSQEIKNPGLPMQKLQDIQRAMELLSCQGPAKSIDEATKHKYQFWDTQPVPKLNEVVTSHGPMEADKDNIRQEPYSLPQGFMWDTLDLSNADVLKELYTLLNENYVEDDDNMFRFDYSPSFLKWALRPPGWLPQWHCGVRVSSNKKLVGFISAIPADIHIYDTLKKMVEINFLCVHKKLRSKRVAPVLIREITRRVNLEGIFQAVYTAGVVLPKPVSTCRYWHRSLNPRKLVEVKFSHLSRNMTLQRTMKLYRLPDSTKTPGLRAMERRDVRQVTELLQKHMRRFQLAPSMGEEEVAHWFLPQDNIIDTFVVEGAGGVLTDFTSFYTLPSTVMHHPQHRSLKAAYSFYSVHTHTPLLDLMNDTLILAKLKGFDVFNALDLMENKVFLEKLKFGIGDGNLQYYLFNWKCPPMDPDMVGLVLQ from the exons ATGTTACAGCAGCAGGCTAGACGTAAAACAGTATATGAACTAACGTTGTTAGGCAGAGTGATTGCTACTCTGCTCCGGTTACACCCACTGAG gagtccAGGGGGAGACTTGGGTgctaagaagaagaagaagaaacagaagagaaagaaagagaagccgAGCTCTGGAGGGGCCAAGTCAGACTCTGCCTCAGACTCACAGGAGATAAAG AACCCAGGGCTGCCCATGCAGAAGCTGCAGGACATCCAGAGAGCCATGGAGTTGCTGTCCTGCCAGGGACCAGCTAAGAGCATCGACGAGGCCACCAAACACAAGTACCAGTTCTGGGACACACAGCCAGTACCTAAACTCA ATGAGGTTGTAACCAGCCATGGGCCCATGGAGGCTGACAAGGACAACATCAGACAGGAGCCCTACTCTCTACCACAGGGCTTTATGTGGGACACGCTGGACCTCAGCAACGCTGATGTG ctgaagGAGTTGTACACCTTGTTGAATGAGAACTATGTGGAGGATGATGACAACATGTTTAGATTTGATTACTCACCCAGCTTTCTCAAATG ggcgtTGCGTCCTCCAGGCTGGTTGCCCCAGTGGCATTGTGGGGTGAGGGTTTCCTCCAATAAGAAACTGGTTGGTTTCATCAGTGCCATTCCTGCTGATATTCACATCTACGACac cttAAAGAAAATGGTTGAGATCAACTTCCTGTGTGTTCATAAGAAATTGCGTTCAAAGCGTGTGGCTCCAGTTCTGATCAGAGAGATCACACGAAGGGTTAACTTGGAGGGTATATTCCAGGCCGTCTACACGGCAGGAGTGGTTCTACCCAAACCTGTGTCTACCTGCAG GTACTGGCATCGTTCTCTGAACCCCAGGAAGCTGGTGGAGGTGAAATTCTCTCACCTGAGCAGAAACATGACGCTGCAGAGAACCATGAAATTGTACAGACTACCAGAC AGCACTAAGACCCCGGGCTTGCGAGCGATGGAGAGGCGTGACGTGCGTCAGGTGACGGAGCTGCTGCAGAAACACATGAGACGTTTCCAGCTGGCGCCCTCTATGGGCGAGGAGGAGGTGGCACACTGGTTCCTCCCTCAGGACAACATCATAGACACATTTGTCGTGGAG GGTGCTGGTGGTGTGTTGACAGACTTCACTAGTTTCTACACCCTGCCCTCCACAGTGATGCACCATCCACAGCACAGAAGTCTAAAGGCTGCTTACTCCTTCTACagcgttcacacacacactccactactGGACCTGATGAATGACACTCTCATACTGGCCAAACTG AAAGGCTTTGATGTGTTTAATGCTCTGGACCTGATGGAGAACAAGGTGTTTCTGGAGAAGCTCAAATTTGGCATCGGAGACGGCAACCTGCAGTATTACCTCTTTAACTGGAAATGTCCCCCCATGGACCccgacatg GTTGGCCTTGTTCTTCAATAA
- the LOC123998279 gene encoding ribonuclease P protein subunit p38-like isoform X1, translating to MKRNQTRFKIKMATPGKVSKKERKKQIPAKTSLNSPYRLQWSPLQSDDVHFILDTLKSKLSATGLEKKEVKGFRQWGKKRNKNPPTGHDSVAEPPQITLDAVTPECPVKPREQGWTDVAARRQLAIGINEVTKALERNQLRLVLVCKSVKPPHMTSHLIALCRTRGVAACQVPRLSESVAGLLGLKCVLALGFRQGDRNEDGTFSDTVEAIVPRVPALQVAWIPSPPSETGVTVEGQVGEEEGTGAGQMEVEKGEETRGQKRKIEDISPGMTECPSCVLQPLKVKKIIPNPYKIRKPKTKKK from the coding sequence ATAAAGATGGCCACTCCAGGCAAAGTGTCAAAAAAGGAGCGGAAGAAGCAGATCCCAGCTAAGACGTCCCTGAACTCCCCCTACAGACTGCAATGGAGCCCGCTGCAGAGTGATGATGTACACTTCATCCTGGACACTCTGAAGAGCAAACTGTCAGCAACTGGCCTGGAAAAGAAAGAGGTGAAAGGGTTTCGACAGTGGGGGAAAAAGAGAAATAAGAACCCACCTACAGGACATGACTCGGTAGCTGAGCCCCCACAGATAACCCTCGACGCTGTAACACCGGAATGTCCTGTTAAACCCAGAGAGCAAGGCTGGACTGACGTAGCTGCTAGGAGGCAGCTGGCCATCGGCATCAATGAGGTCACCAAGGCTCTGGAGAGGAACCAGCTCCGGCTGGTGCTCGTGTGCAAGTCGGTCAAACCGCCGCACATGACGAGCCACCTGATAGCGCTGTGCCGGACGCGGGGCGTGGCGGCATGCCAGGTGCCGCGTCTCAGTGAGAGTGTGGCGGGACTGCTTGGGCTGAAGTGTGTCCTGGCACTGGGATTCAGACAAGGGGACAGGAATGAGGATGGGACGTTCTCCGACACTGTGGAAGCCATTGTACCCAGAGTGCCTGCTCTGCAGGTTGCCTGGATACCAAGCCCTCCCAGTGAAACAGGTGTAACAGTTGAGGGGCAggtaggagaggaagagggaacagGTGCAGGGCAAATGGAGgtggaaaagggagaggagacaagaggcCAAAAACGGAAAATTGAAGACATTTCTCCAGGCATGACAGAATGTCCATCCTGCGTACTTCAGCCTCTTAAAGTGAAAAAGATTATCCCGAACCCCTATAAAATACGGAAACCAAAAACTAAGAAAAAGTAG
- the LOC123998279 gene encoding ribonuclease P protein subunit p38-like isoform X2: MATPGKVSKKERKKQIPAKTSLNSPYRLQWSPLQSDDVHFILDTLKSKLSATGLEKKEVKGFRQWGKKRNKNPPTGHDSVAEPPQITLDAVTPECPVKPREQGWTDVAARRQLAIGINEVTKALERNQLRLVLVCKSVKPPHMTSHLIALCRTRGVAACQVPRLSESVAGLLGLKCVLALGFRQGDRNEDGTFSDTVEAIVPRVPALQVAWIPSPPSETGVTVEGQVGEEEGTGAGQMEVEKGEETRGQKRKIEDISPGMTECPSCVLQPLKVKKIIPNPYKIRKPKTKKK, translated from the coding sequence ATGGCCACTCCAGGCAAAGTGTCAAAAAAGGAGCGGAAGAAGCAGATCCCAGCTAAGACGTCCCTGAACTCCCCCTACAGACTGCAATGGAGCCCGCTGCAGAGTGATGATGTACACTTCATCCTGGACACTCTGAAGAGCAAACTGTCAGCAACTGGCCTGGAAAAGAAAGAGGTGAAAGGGTTTCGACAGTGGGGGAAAAAGAGAAATAAGAACCCACCTACAGGACATGACTCGGTAGCTGAGCCCCCACAGATAACCCTCGACGCTGTAACACCGGAATGTCCTGTTAAACCCAGAGAGCAAGGCTGGACTGACGTAGCTGCTAGGAGGCAGCTGGCCATCGGCATCAATGAGGTCACCAAGGCTCTGGAGAGGAACCAGCTCCGGCTGGTGCTCGTGTGCAAGTCGGTCAAACCGCCGCACATGACGAGCCACCTGATAGCGCTGTGCCGGACGCGGGGCGTGGCGGCATGCCAGGTGCCGCGTCTCAGTGAGAGTGTGGCGGGACTGCTTGGGCTGAAGTGTGTCCTGGCACTGGGATTCAGACAAGGGGACAGGAATGAGGATGGGACGTTCTCCGACACTGTGGAAGCCATTGTACCCAGAGTGCCTGCTCTGCAGGTTGCCTGGATACCAAGCCCTCCCAGTGAAACAGGTGTAACAGTTGAGGGGCAggtaggagaggaagagggaacagGTGCAGGGCAAATGGAGgtggaaaagggagaggagacaagaggcCAAAAACGGAAAATTGAAGACATTTCTCCAGGCATGACAGAATGTCCATCCTGCGTACTTCAGCCTCTTAAAGTGAAAAAGATTATCCCGAACCCCTATAAAATACGGAAACCAAAAACTAAGAAAAAGTAG